One window from the genome of Thermaerobacter marianensis DSM 12885 encodes:
- a CDS encoding ribonuclease H-like domain-containing protein: MSRLDELRNLHARGRLVLKARPAEGGSAPAGPGARQGAGPVPPGAGASRAGGLAPGSAAAAGGGGDPAEPAVGPFRPVATELGTAWCWRTVYPLTFAHGRGTPGAWYRDLQRSLGILAALAGPARMRQPVPAAVEQLLFLDLETTGLAVAAGHRPFLAGLAWFDRVGANGRSREEDSGPGDPGAGDLALVVEQYLVPDLEPATERAWLVAIARRVAEHPWLVTFNGRGFDWPMLATRWQWNRLPAPAPAAHFDLLYPARRLWAGPGQRVNLRALEFRLLGVLRHDDVPGAEIPGRYARFLQSRSPAGPGAGNPCPGTPDPGAEPPYPRDAGKGAEPPLTGAAGAGDAAGALLPVLRHNLLDLLSLVGITAHIGGWLAAGPAGTCRWDEALAAGHEWERVDAATAVAWYERALALARGRTAVAAVARRLVPLYRRQRRWGDAVAVQAALCDPQHPLAPVEPWLDLAELWLRCRDRRRAAACLAQARRLWERRHRLPLAGVRRAGGAGPRPAPGGTSSAGGAPAAAPGAPPGSGAAASGTTPDPGDGGHRGRVPEEPLPASPSPLERRLARLQRLVAEPGGDAQARAL, encoded by the coding sequence GTGAGCCGGCTCGATGAGCTCCGTAACCTCCACGCCCGGGGACGGCTCGTGCTGAAGGCGAGGCCGGCCGAGGGCGGATCCGCCCCGGCGGGACCGGGCGCCCGCCAGGGGGCAGGTCCCGTCCCGCCGGGTGCGGGCGCTTCCCGGGCGGGCGGACTGGCGCCGGGATCGGCGGCCGCGGCGGGCGGCGGTGGGGATCCCGCGGAACCGGCCGTGGGCCCCTTCCGGCCGGTGGCGACCGAGCTGGGCACCGCCTGGTGCTGGCGTACCGTGTACCCGCTGACCTTCGCCCACGGCCGGGGCACCCCGGGTGCGTGGTACCGGGACCTGCAGCGGTCGCTGGGCATCCTGGCGGCCCTGGCGGGTCCGGCCCGCATGCGGCAGCCCGTGCCGGCGGCGGTGGAGCAGCTGCTGTTCCTGGACCTGGAGACCACCGGCCTGGCCGTGGCCGCCGGCCACCGGCCCTTCCTGGCCGGCCTCGCCTGGTTCGACCGGGTGGGCGCCAACGGCCGGTCCCGGGAGGAGGACTCCGGTCCAGGCGACCCCGGGGCAGGCGACCTGGCCCTCGTCGTCGAGCAGTACCTGGTCCCCGACCTGGAACCGGCCACGGAACGGGCGTGGCTTGTCGCCATCGCCCGCCGGGTCGCCGAGCACCCCTGGCTCGTCACCTTCAACGGCCGCGGCTTCGACTGGCCGATGCTGGCGACGCGGTGGCAGTGGAACCGGCTGCCGGCGCCGGCGCCCGCCGCCCACTTCGACCTCCTCTACCCGGCCCGGCGGCTGTGGGCCGGCCCGGGCCAGCGGGTCAACCTGCGGGCGCTGGAGTTCCGGCTCCTGGGCGTCCTGCGGCACGACGACGTGCCCGGCGCAGAGATCCCCGGCCGCTACGCCCGGTTTCTGCAGAGCCGCTCCCCTGCGGGTCCTGGTGCAGGGAACCCGTGCCCCGGCACCCCGGACCCGGGCGCGGAGCCGCCGTATCCCAGGGACGCGGGTAAGGGTGCGGAACCCCCGCTCACCGGGGCCGCAGGGGCGGGCGACGCGGCCGGCGCGCTTCTGCCCGTGCTGCGTCACAACCTGCTGGACCTGCTCTCGCTGGTGGGGATCACCGCCCACATCGGCGGCTGGCTGGCCGCGGGACCGGCGGGGACCTGCCGCTGGGACGAGGCGCTGGCCGCGGGGCACGAATGGGAGCGCGTCGACGCCGCCACCGCGGTGGCCTGGTACGAGCGGGCCCTGGCCCTGGCCCGCGGGCGTACGGCCGTGGCGGCCGTGGCCCGCCGGCTGGTCCCCCTCTACCGCCGCCAGCGGCGCTGGGGTGACGCCGTGGCGGTGCAGGCCGCCCTGTGCGACCCCCAGCACCCGCTGGCCCCCGTCGAGCCCTGGCTCGACCTGGCGGAGCTCTGGCTGCGCTGCCGCGACCGGCGCCGCGCCGCAGCCTGCCTGGCCCAGGCACGGCGGCTCTGGGAACGCCGGCACCGGCTGCCGCTGGCAGGGGTGCGCCGGGCCGGCGGAGCCGGGCCGAGACCGGCTCCCGGCGGCACCTCCAGCGCCGGAGGGGCGCCCGCCGCTGCGCCGGGCGCCCCTCCGGGGAGCGGAGCCGCGGCCAGCGGGACCACGCCGGACCCCGGCGACGGCGGCCACAGGGGGCGCGTCCCAGAAGAGCCGCTCCCGGCTTCCCCGAGCCCGCTGGAACGGCGGCTCGCCCGCCTGCAGCGGCTGGTGGCGGAGCCGGGCGGTGACGCCCAGGCACGCGCCTTGTAG
- a CDS encoding DEAD/DEAH box helicase, giving the protein MPLNLSQVLDQLRTDPAWAANIQAWEVEPARAGRYAPPPPGLDPRLVAWLNGRGIRQLYSHQAEAVAASLAGEDVVVVTPTASGKTLCYTLPVLQRMLERPSARALFLFPTKALAQDQYAALQQAIDQLGLDLKAYTYDGDTPEAARRAIRAAGQVVITNPDMLHAGILPYHTRWVNLFENLEYVVVDELHHYRGVFGSHVANVLRRLFRICAFYGSRPRIIACSATIGNPVDHATRLLGRPVRVIDESGAPRGERHLIVYNPPVVNAQLGIRRGVLQETRRWAERFLKNGIPTIVFARTRLAVEVLLTYLRHAMGEQAHRVRGYRGGYLPNQRREIERGLRSGEVLGVVATNALELGIDIGSLQAAVLAGYPGSVASFWQQAGRAGRRHGGAAAVLVASSSPLDQYIARHPRFLLEQPVEAAFIHPDNLYILVSHIQCAAFELPFRAGERFGDQPVDDVLTFLEEQGLVHRSGDRWHWISDTFPAHEISLRSAAEENVVIIDTSRGARVIGEVDRFSAPLLVHEQAIYIHEGQQYQVERLDFEENKAYVRPVRVDYYTDAHLAVDLKVLDCFARRPVPGGEAARGEVAVIARATLFKKIKLFTHENVGWGRIHLPELEMHTTACWVALGDEPAGMDPSVLQAGLQGLAYLLGHLAPLYLLCDPRDLGTVAQLRSPFTGRPTLFLYDAYPGGVGLADKAYDILPLLWQAAAEAVDACPCEGGCPACTGPETESGPGAKEAARKLLAWLVPGGAGHGPAVPATGPRPAAAVPALPAPGVSTVPGGLPAAPGEASRG; this is encoded by the coding sequence GTGCCCTTGAATCTGAGCCAGGTGCTGGACCAGCTGCGCACCGATCCCGCCTGGGCGGCGAACATCCAGGCCTGGGAGGTGGAACCGGCCCGGGCGGGCCGCTACGCCCCCCCGCCGCCGGGCCTGGACCCGCGGCTGGTGGCGTGGCTGAACGGGCGCGGGATCCGCCAGCTCTATAGCCACCAGGCCGAGGCGGTGGCGGCCAGCCTGGCAGGCGAGGACGTGGTGGTGGTCACGCCCACCGCGTCGGGCAAGACCCTCTGCTACACCCTGCCCGTGCTGCAGCGCATGCTGGAACGGCCCTCGGCCCGGGCGCTGTTCCTCTTTCCCACGAAGGCGTTGGCCCAGGACCAGTATGCGGCCCTGCAACAGGCCATCGACCAGCTGGGGCTCGACCTGAAGGCGTACACCTACGACGGGGACACGCCGGAGGCCGCGCGCCGGGCCATCCGGGCCGCAGGCCAGGTCGTCATCACCAACCCCGACATGCTGCACGCGGGCATCCTTCCTTACCATACACGCTGGGTCAACCTCTTTGAGAACCTGGAGTACGTGGTGGTGGACGAGCTTCACCACTACCGCGGGGTCTTCGGCAGCCACGTGGCCAACGTCCTGCGCCGGCTCTTCCGCATCTGCGCCTTCTACGGTTCGCGGCCGCGGATCATCGCCTGTTCCGCCACCATCGGCAACCCGGTCGACCACGCCACGCGGCTGCTGGGGCGGCCCGTGCGGGTCATCGACGAAAGCGGCGCGCCCCGGGGCGAGCGGCACCTGATCGTCTACAACCCGCCGGTGGTCAACGCCCAGCTGGGCATCCGCCGTGGGGTCCTGCAGGAGACCCGGCGCTGGGCGGAGCGGTTCCTCAAGAACGGCATCCCGACCATCGTCTTCGCCCGCACCCGCCTGGCGGTGGAGGTGCTCCTCACCTACCTGCGCCACGCCATGGGCGAGCAGGCCCACCGGGTACGGGGGTACCGCGGCGGCTACCTGCCCAACCAGCGCCGGGAGATCGAACGCGGGCTGCGGTCGGGGGAGGTGCTGGGGGTGGTGGCCACCAACGCCCTGGAGCTGGGCATCGACATCGGCTCGTTGCAGGCGGCGGTGCTGGCGGGCTACCCGGGCAGCGTGGCCAGCTTCTGGCAGCAGGCCGGCCGGGCGGGGCGGCGCCACGGCGGGGCGGCGGCGGTGCTGGTGGCCTCCAGCAGCCCCCTGGACCAGTACATCGCCCGCCACCCGCGCTTTCTGCTGGAGCAGCCGGTGGAGGCGGCGTTCATCCACCCGGACAACCTGTACATCCTGGTGAGCCACATCCAGTGCGCCGCCTTCGAGCTGCCCTTCCGGGCCGGAGAGCGCTTCGGCGACCAGCCGGTGGATGACGTCCTGACCTTTTTGGAAGAACAGGGGCTGGTGCACCGGTCGGGGGACCGCTGGCACTGGATCAGCGACACCTTCCCGGCCCACGAGATCAGCCTGCGGTCGGCGGCGGAGGAGAACGTGGTGATCATCGACACCAGCCGCGGCGCCCGGGTGATCGGCGAGGTGGACCGCTTCTCCGCGCCCCTGCTGGTCCACGAGCAGGCGATCTACATCCACGAAGGGCAGCAGTACCAGGTGGAGCGGCTGGACTTCGAGGAGAACAAGGCCTACGTGCGGCCTGTCCGGGTCGACTACTATACCGACGCGCACCTGGCGGTGGACCTCAAGGTGCTGGACTGCTTCGCCCGCCGGCCGGTGCCCGGCGGCGAGGCGGCCCGGGGCGAGGTGGCGGTCATCGCCCGGGCCACGCTGTTCAAGAAGATCAAGCTCTTCACCCACGAGAACGTGGGCTGGGGCCGGATCCACCTGCCGGAGCTGGAGATGCACACCACCGCCTGCTGGGTGGCGCTCGGGGACGAACCGGCCGGCATGGACCCGTCGGTGCTCCAGGCGGGCCTGCAGGGCTTGGCCTACCTTCTAGGGCACCTGGCGCCGCTGTACCTGCTCTGCGATCCCCGCGACCTGGGCACGGTGGCCCAGCTGCGCTCGCCCTTCACCGGCCGGCCGACCCTGTTCCTGTATGACGCCTACCCCGGCGGGGTGGGCCTGGCCGACAAGGCCTACGACATCCTGCCCCTGCTCTGGCAGGCGGCGGCCGAGGCGGTGGACGCCTGCCCCTGCGAGGGCGGCTGCCCCGCCTGCACAGGGCCCGAGACCGAGAGCGGGCCGGGAGCCAAGGAGGCGGCCCGGAAGCTCCTGGCGTGGCTGGTGCCGGGGGGTGCGGGGCACGGACCGGCGGTGCCCGCGACAGGGCCGCGCCCGGCCGCCGCGGTCCCCGCCTTGCCCGCGCCGGGGGTCTCCACCGTGCCCGGCGGGCTGCCCGCCGCCCCGGGGGAGGCGAGCAGGGGGTGA
- the bshC gene encoding bacillithiol biosynthesis cysteine-adding enzyme BshC, translating to MQIQPLERLEWVYPEFFVHYLRDFERVRSFFIYSPHDEAAFARRAQALERLSHRPPREAVARALAAYNAALDAEEPALEAARRLADPQALVVVGGQQPGLATGPLYTVYKAMGILYWARRLAETLKRPVIPVFWLATEDHDLVECNQLHVLDERGRLHRLELPFPARATGGQPPVGTLPLVPAARALIAEVARLAGVAAGHPVVAVLEDARRRATNLGQWVARLLVRLFSRDGLVVLDPMDPALRQLSRPLLQRALVRREAIHRELAAAAARLQRRGYRPGLDVDPAHANLFYFDGRRRAALLWQDGRFTDRHGRLAFAPAELARELEYHPEAFSPNVVLRPLVQDWLLPVVAFVVGPGETRYLAQLRDVYPLFGLEMPVIVPRPGFTLVEPAAVERLQRYGATVGDVLADPAALRRRVLEGLDSLGIDARFAALRQQMKDLYTALLDDLERVRPELRPLGQENLGRILMQVDYLHRKTWQHHRRRHREVARDLDWLEGSLRPAGQPQERVHNVFPYLMRYGDRWLRSLLRAPWPGGHQLVFLDPPVDERAAGPDAAGTAGAVAPGRPAER from the coding sequence GTGCAGATTCAGCCCCTGGAACGACTGGAATGGGTGTACCCGGAGTTCTTCGTCCACTACCTGCGCGATTTCGAGCGCGTGCGATCCTTCTTCATCTACAGTCCCCACGACGAGGCGGCCTTCGCCCGGCGTGCCCAGGCGCTGGAGCGGCTGTCCCACCGGCCGCCGCGGGAGGCGGTGGCCCGGGCCCTGGCGGCCTACAACGCCGCCCTGGACGCGGAGGAACCGGCGCTGGAGGCGGCGCGCCGCCTGGCGGACCCGCAGGCGCTGGTCGTGGTCGGCGGGCAGCAGCCCGGCCTGGCCACGGGGCCCCTGTACACCGTCTACAAGGCCATGGGCATCCTGTACTGGGCACGCCGGCTGGCCGAGACCCTCAAGCGGCCGGTGATCCCCGTCTTCTGGCTGGCCACGGAGGACCACGACCTGGTCGAGTGCAACCAGCTCCACGTGCTGGACGAGCGCGGCCGGCTGCACCGCCTGGAGTTGCCGTTCCCGGCCCGGGCCACCGGCGGGCAGCCGCCCGTGGGCACGCTGCCCCTGGTCCCCGCGGCCCGTGCCCTGATCGCCGAGGTGGCGCGGCTGGCCGGGGTCGCTGCCGGCCACCCGGTGGTCGCGGTGCTGGAAGACGCCCGCCGGCGGGCCACGAACCTGGGCCAGTGGGTGGCCCGGCTGCTGGTGCGGCTGTTCTCCCGGGACGGGCTGGTGGTGCTGGACCCCATGGATCCGGCCCTGCGCCAGCTCAGCCGGCCGCTGCTGCAGCGGGCGCTGGTGCGCCGTGAGGCGATCCACCGCGAGCTGGCCGCGGCGGCGGCGCGCCTCCAGCGGCGCGGCTACCGGCCCGGCCTGGACGTCGACCCGGCCCACGCCAACCTCTTCTACTTCGACGGCCGCCGCCGGGCGGCGCTGCTCTGGCAGGACGGGCGGTTCACCGACCGCCACGGCCGCCTTGCCTTCGCTCCCGCGGAGCTGGCCCGGGAGTTGGAGTACCACCCCGAGGCCTTCAGCCCCAACGTGGTGCTGCGGCCGCTGGTGCAGGACTGGCTCCTGCCCGTGGTGGCGTTCGTGGTGGGGCCGGGGGAGACCCGCTACCTGGCCCAGCTGCGGGACGTCTACCCGCTCTTCGGCCTGGAGATGCCGGTCATCGTCCCGCGGCCCGGCTTCACCCTGGTGGAGCCGGCGGCGGTGGAACGGCTGCAGCGGTACGGGGCCACGGTGGGCGACGTGCTGGCGGACCCCGCCGCCCTGCGCCGGCGGGTGCTGGAAGGGCTCGACTCCCTGGGCATCGACGCCCGGTTCGCCGCCCTGCGCCAGCAGATGAAGGACCTGTACACCGCCCTGCTGGACGATCTCGAGCGGGTCCGTCCGGAGCTACGCCCGCTGGGCCAGGAGAACCTGGGCCGGATCCTGATGCAGGTCGACTACCTCCACCGCAAGACCTGGCAGCACCACCGGCGCCGCCACCGGGAGGTGGCGCGGGACCTGGACTGGCTGGAGGGCAGCCTGCGGCCGGCGGGCCAGCCCCAGGAACGGGTCCACAACGTCTTCCCCTACCTGATGCGCTACGGAGACCGCTGGCTGCGCAGCCTGCTGCGGGCGCCCTGGCCGGGCGGGCACCAGCTGGTGTTCCTGGACCCGCCGGTGGACGAGCGGGCCGCGGGGCCGGACGCCGCCGGGACCGCCGGGGCGGTGGCGCCGGGGAGGCCGGCGGAACGGTGA
- a CDS encoding IMPACT family protein — protein MTATGGAGTPGERLPAPPVWPAAPGDPPGFRSVAREAEVELEIRRSRFIARVAPVRGREAAEAWLEAARARHPRATHNVPAFVAGFRGEWRWCSDAGEPAGTAGRPILEVLERAGLVQVAVLVTRYFGGIKLGAAGLVRAYAGACAAAVEAAGPATFRRGRRGRLVLPYAVYGPLRAWLDGQGVMVLDEGFAAQVALELWVPEELEARVPAEAAERSAGAARWEPGSWEYRAAHPA, from the coding sequence GTGACGGCGACGGGAGGGGCCGGCACGCCGGGCGAGCGCCTCCCCGCACCGCCCGTCTGGCCGGCGGCGCCGGGGGACCCGCCCGGCTTCCGCTCGGTGGCGCGGGAGGCCGAGGTGGAGCTGGAGATCCGGCGCTCGCGCTTCATCGCCCGGGTGGCCCCCGTCCGCGGCCGGGAGGCCGCCGAGGCGTGGCTGGAAGCGGCCCGGGCTCGCCACCCGCGGGCCACCCACAACGTGCCCGCCTTCGTGGCCGGGTTCCGCGGTGAGTGGCGGTGGTGCAGCGACGCGGGCGAGCCCGCGGGCACGGCCGGCCGCCCCATCCTCGAGGTGCTGGAGCGGGCGGGTCTGGTCCAGGTGGCGGTGCTGGTGACGCGCTACTTCGGCGGCATCAAGCTGGGGGCGGCCGGCCTGGTGCGGGCGTATGCCGGCGCCTGCGCCGCCGCCGTGGAGGCGGCGGGGCCCGCCACCTTCCGCCGGGGGCGGCGCGGGAGGCTGGTTCTTCCGTACGCGGTGTACGGGCCCCTCCGGGCATGGCTGGACGGGCAGGGGGTCATGGTCCTGGACGAGGGATTCGCCGCCCAGGTGGCCCTGGAGCTCTGGGTGCCGGAAGAACTGGAGGCCCGCGTGCCCGCCGAGGCGGCCGAGCGGTCGGCGGGCGCCGCCCGCTGGGAGCCGGGATCGTGGGAGTACCGGGCCGCGCACCCGGCGTGA
- a CDS encoding AAA family ATPase, translated as MKERWLEIVLGIGAGALAFMLLHLPLGQWLPLLVLAALVVYVGRSGLLPGTGRGPVAQAVEATGITFDDIGGQAAAKQELKEALEFLRRPKEAQRFGIRPIKGILLAGPPGTGKTLLAKAAATYTDSAFLATSGSAFVEVYAGVGAQRVREVFAEVRRLARRQGKQSAILFIDEIEVLAGKRGRHTSHLEYDQTLNQLLVELDGIAADDDVQVLVMAATNRPDLMDEALLRPGRFDRIVRVELPDREAREQILRIHMRGKPLAPDVDLGQVAQETFGFSGAHLESVCNEAAILAMRAGAPAIAMDHLREAIEKVMMGERLDRRPGEDERRRIAVHECGHALVAEILRPGSVASVTIASRGQALGYVRQRPDEDRFLQTQDQMEDTICIALAGSQAERLLLGRPSTGAAADFQQAVELARRMVEDGMTPLGVVARDVLPPAALHRAVSRVLRRQEMRARALLGEFSDGLQAAAERLLERERLTSAEFRRLVGLPPLPGQGVTGREGRGRSGPVGRGDGGSAGEGAPQGGPAGAGDGGHSGSEAPGARDRHQAPRDAAGD; from the coding sequence GTGAAGGAGCGGTGGCTCGAGATCGTGCTGGGCATCGGCGCGGGCGCGCTGGCCTTCATGCTGCTGCACCTGCCCCTGGGCCAGTGGCTGCCCCTGCTGGTGCTGGCGGCGCTGGTGGTCTACGTCGGCCGGTCGGGGCTGCTGCCCGGCACCGGCCGCGGGCCGGTGGCCCAGGCGGTGGAGGCGACGGGCATCACCTTCGACGACATCGGCGGCCAGGCGGCGGCGAAGCAGGAGTTGAAGGAGGCCCTGGAGTTCTTGCGCCGGCCCAAGGAGGCGCAGCGCTTCGGGATCCGGCCCATCAAGGGCATCCTGCTGGCGGGGCCGCCGGGCACCGGCAAGACCCTGCTGGCCAAGGCGGCCGCCACCTACACCGACTCGGCCTTCCTCGCCACCTCGGGTTCCGCCTTCGTGGAGGTCTACGCCGGCGTCGGCGCCCAGCGGGTGCGCGAGGTGTTCGCCGAGGTGCGGCGGCTGGCCCGGCGCCAGGGCAAGCAGAGCGCCATCCTGTTCATCGACGAGATCGAGGTGCTGGCCGGCAAGCGCGGCCGCCACACCTCGCACCTGGAGTACGACCAGACGCTGAACCAGCTCCTGGTGGAGCTGGACGGCATCGCGGCGGACGATGACGTCCAGGTCCTGGTCATGGCCGCCACCAACCGGCCCGATCTGATGGACGAGGCCCTCCTGCGGCCGGGGCGGTTCGACCGCATCGTGCGGGTCGAGCTGCCCGACCGGGAGGCGCGGGAGCAGATCCTGCGCATCCACATGCGGGGCAAGCCGCTGGCGCCCGACGTGGACCTGGGCCAGGTGGCCCAGGAGACCTTCGGCTTCTCCGGCGCCCACCTGGAGAGCGTGTGCAACGAAGCGGCCATCCTGGCCATGCGGGCCGGCGCGCCGGCCATCGCCATGGACCACCTGCGCGAGGCCATCGAGAAGGTCATGATGGGCGAGCGCCTGGACCGGCGCCCGGGCGAGGACGAACGGCGGCGCATCGCCGTCCACGAGTGCGGCCACGCCCTGGTGGCGGAGATCCTGCGGCCGGGGTCGGTGGCCAGCGTGACCATCGCCTCCCGCGGCCAGGCCCTGGGATACGTGCGCCAGCGGCCCGACGAGGACCGGTTCCTCCAGACCCAGGACCAGATGGAGGACACCATCTGCATCGCCCTGGCGGGCTCCCAGGCCGAGCGGCTGCTGCTGGGCCGTCCCAGCACCGGCGCTGCCGCCGACTTCCAGCAGGCGGTGGAACTGGCCCGGCGCATGGTGGAAGACGGCATGACGCCCCTGGGCGTGGTGGCGCGGGACGTGCTGCCGCCGGCGGCCCTGCACCGGGCGGTCAGCCGCGTGCTGCGGCGGCAGGAGATGCGGGCCCGGGCGCTTTTGGGCGAGTTCAGCGACGGGCTCCAGGCGGCGGCCGAGCGGCTGCTGGAGCGGGAGCGGCTGACGTCGGCCGAGTTCCGGCGGTTGGTGGGCCTGCCGCCCCTGCCGGGTCAGGGGGTGACGGGCCGGGAGGGCCGCGGCCGGAGCGGTCCGGTAGGCCGGGGAGACGGCGGTTCCGCCGGGGAGGGCGCGCCCCAGGGCGGTCCGGCCGGTGCGGGCGACGGCGGGCACTCCGGTTCGGAAGCACCCGGCGCCCGCGACCGGCACCAGGCGCCGCGGGACGCGGCGGGCGACTGA
- a CDS encoding competence/damage-inducible protein A: MNAEIVCVGTELLLGETVNTHAAFLFQRLAAYGIDVYHHVTVGDNPARLTAALEQAAGRAGIVIVTGGLGPTGDDLTREAIASVTGRPLVLDAAVLAGIEAYFAARGRPMAPGNRKQALFPEGSHILPNPHGTAPGFVLEWAAGRWFVALPGPPRELRPMVDGPLVPFLERWSAAAGGARLVRRVLRVAGLGESEVEHRLQDLFARQGRVTLATYAKDGEVHLRLAVKVVAAPGTVPGVAVPVPGAAAAGGQDAAAAPSAPAAAAGGAAPPAPAAALQELDDVEAEVRRRLGLYVYGRDEETLEEAVGRLLRQRGETVAVAESCTGGRVADRLTNVPGSSAYVMAAVVAYANQAKVQVLGVSPHDLTAHGAVSEPVARAMAAGVRRFFGTDWGVATTGIAGPGGGTPEKPVGTVYVAVDGPGGTRVERHRWLGDRHAVKTRSAQAALLLLYRALVETGTPQAGAGMVRA; encoded by the coding sequence ATGAATGCGGAGATCGTCTGCGTCGGCACGGAACTCTTGCTGGGGGAGACGGTGAACACCCACGCCGCCTTCCTCTTCCAGCGGCTGGCCGCCTACGGAATCGACGTCTACCACCACGTCACCGTGGGCGACAATCCCGCCCGCCTGACGGCGGCCCTGGAGCAGGCCGCCGGCCGGGCGGGCATCGTCATCGTGACGGGGGGCCTGGGTCCCACCGGCGACGATCTCACCCGGGAGGCCATCGCCTCCGTCACCGGGCGGCCGCTGGTGCTGGATGCCGCGGTGCTGGCCGGGATCGAGGCCTACTTCGCCGCCCGCGGCCGGCCCATGGCGCCGGGCAACCGCAAGCAGGCCCTCTTCCCGGAGGGCAGCCACATCCTGCCCAATCCCCACGGCACGGCACCGGGCTTCGTGCTGGAGTGGGCGGCGGGCCGGTGGTTCGTCGCCCTGCCGGGGCCGCCGCGGGAGCTGCGGCCCATGGTGGACGGGCCGCTGGTGCCCTTCCTCGAGCGCTGGTCGGCGGCGGCCGGCGGCGCGCGCCTGGTCCGGCGTGTCCTGCGGGTGGCCGGCCTGGGCGAGAGCGAGGTGGAGCACCGCCTCCAGGACCTCTTCGCCCGCCAGGGACGGGTGACCCTGGCCACCTACGCCAAGGACGGCGAGGTCCACCTGCGGCTGGCGGTCAAGGTGGTGGCCGCACCGGGGACGGTGCCCGGCGTCGCCGTGCCGGTGCCCGGCGCGGCCGCCGCGGGCGGGCAGGACGCCGCGGCGGCTCCGAGTGCACCGGCCGCCGCCGCTGGCGGCGCGGCGCCGCCGGCGCCGGCGGCCGCGCTGCAGGAACTGGATGACGTGGAGGCGGAGGTCCGCCGCCGCCTAGGCCTCTACGTCTACGGGCGCGACGAGGAGACCCTGGAAGAAGCCGTCGGCCGGCTGCTGCGGCAGCGGGGCGAGACGGTGGCCGTGGCCGAGTCCTGCACCGGCGGCCGGGTGGCCGACCGGCTGACCAACGTGCCCGGCAGCTCGGCCTACGTTATGGCGGCCGTGGTGGCCTACGCGAACCAGGCCAAGGTCCAGGTCCTGGGCGTCAGCCCCCACGACCTCACCGCCCACGGGGCCGTCAGCGAGCCGGTGGCGCGGGCCATGGCCGCCGGCGTGCGCCGGTTCTTCGGCACCGATTGGGGCGTGGCGACGACGGGCATCGCCGGCCCGGGCGGCGGGACGCCGGAAAAACCCGTGGGCACGGTCTACGTGGCCGTCGACGGCCCGGGCGGAACGCGGGTGGAACGCCACCGGTGGCTGGGGGACCGCCACGCCGTCAAGACCCGCTCGGCCCAGGCGGCACTGCTGCTGCTCTACCGGGCGCTGGTGGAAACCGGCACGCCGCAGGCCGGCGCGGGCATGGTACGGGCATGA